From a region of the Desmodus rotundus isolate HL8 chromosome 7, HLdesRot8A.1, whole genome shotgun sequence genome:
- the RNASE10 gene encoding inactive ribonuclease-like protein 10, with product MKLTLVQIFFVMLLLLLGLGMGLGLGLQMAAAVLEDSDESLSEFWSRDSQDKAKATKEGEGTQTTETLLLSNEGVVQPGWPEDTILNEDEVGGNKMLRAEALFQSNKDYPRLDLMARECNTLMAHKMKEHNHTCINQYTFIHEELDTVRAVCNGPVVACELQGGKCHKSPRPFDLTFCKLSQPGQVIPHCNYLTFIFEKFIIISCNDMKLQVSSGK from the coding sequence ATGAAGCTGACTCTGGTGCAAATCTTTTTTGTGatgttgctgctgttgctgggCTTGGGGATGGGCCTAGGGTTGGGGCTTCAGATGGCCGCAGCAGTCCTGGAAGACAGTGATGAGTCATTGAGTGAATTTTGGTCCAGAGACTCACAGGACAAGGCCAAGGCTACTAAGGAGGGAGAAGGCACCCAAAcaacagaaaccctgctgcttagCAATGAAGGGGTGGTACAACCTGGCTGGCCAGAAGACACCATCCTCAATGAAGATGAAGTTGGAGGAAACAAGATGCTCAGAGCTGAGGCTCTCTTTCAGAGCAACAAAGACTATCCCAGGCTTGACCTGATGGCCCGGGAATGCAACACCTTGATGGCACACAAGATGAAGGAGCACAACCACACATGCATAAACCAGTACACATTCATCCATGAAGAGCTGGATACAGTCAGAGCTGTCTGTAATGGTCCTGTTGTTGCCTGTGAGCTCCAGGGAGGCAAATGTCACAAAAGCCCCCGTCCTTTTGATTTGACATTTTGCAAGTTATCCCAACCAGGCCAAGTCATTCCTCACTGCAATTACCtaactttcatttttgaaaagttcATTATTATATCCTGTAATGACATGAAGCTCCAGGTATCTTCTGGAAAATGA